A genomic window from Quercus lobata isolate SW786 chromosome 10, ValleyOak3.0 Primary Assembly, whole genome shotgun sequence includes:
- the LOC115965162 gene encoding 2-alkenal reductase (NADP(+)-dependent)-like — MASVGKEVSNKQLILRDYVTGSPKESDMYVKTSTIKLEIPNGSKAVLLKNLYLSCDPVMRIRMNRAKDSIFTSYTPSLALSGHGVAKVLDSRHPDYKEGDFVWGPAVWEEYSPVEEPNLTKIHHTDVPLSYYTGILVYPGITAYAGFYEFCSPKKGEYVFVSSASGAVGQRVGQFAKLTGCYVVESAEVDLLKNKFWFDEAFNYKEDCDLNAALKRYFPNGIDMHFENVGGKMLDAVLLNMRDHGRIARCGMTSTYNLDEPERIKNLMFIIYKRIRMEGFSAIEYFHLYPKFLDHILPYIRESVIVYVEDLAEGLENGATALLGLFIGCNVGKQVLVVSRE; from the exons ATGGCTAGTGTTGGAAAGGAAGTGAGCAACAAGCAGCTGATATTGAGGGACTATGTCACTGGTTCTCCCAAAGAATCAGACATGTACGTGAAAACTAGTACTATCAAATTGGAGATCCCAAATGGATCAAAAGCAGTTTTGTTGAAGAACCTCTACTTATCATGCGATCCTGTTATGCGAATTCGCATGAATAGAGCTAAAGATTCGATCTTCACTTCCTATACACCTAGCTTG GCATTATCTGGGCACGGAGTGGCTAAGGTTTTGGATTCCAGGCATCCAGACTACAAAGAAGGTGACTTTGTTTGGGGACCAGCTGTATGGGAAGAGTACAGCCCAGTCGAGGAACCTAACCTTACCAAAATTCACCATACAGATGTACCACTTTCCTATTACACTGGAATTCTTG tttatccTGGTATAACAGCATATGCTGGTTTCTATGAATTTTGTTCTCCTAAGAAAGGAGAATATGTCTTCGTTTCATCTGCTTCCGGCGCAGTTGGTCAGCGCGTTGGACAATTCGCAAAGTTGACGGGTTGCTATGTGGTTGAAAGTGCAGAA GTAGATTTATTGAAGAACAAGTTTTGGTTCGATGAGGCTTTCAATTATAAAGAGGACTGTGATTTGAATGCTGCTTTGAAAAG GTATTTCCCGAATGGTATTGACATGCACTTTGAGAACGTAGGAGGGAAAATGCTTGATGCAGTTCTTCTAAACATGAGAGACCACGGGCGCATAGCTAGATGTGGAATGACCTCAACATACAATCTTGATGAGCCTGAAAGGATTAAAAATTTGATGTTTATCATATACAAGCGAATTCGTATGGAAGGATTTTCAGCCATTGAATACTTTCACCTCTATCCCAAGTTCCTAGACCACATATTGCCATACATCAGAGAATCAGTGATAGTTTATGTGGAAGACTTAGCTGAAGGCCTCGAGAATGGGGCAACAGCTCTCCTAGGACTCTTTATTGGCTGCAATGTTGGAAAACAAGTACTTGTAGTTTCTCGTGAATAA
- the LOC115965161 gene encoding uncharacterized protein LOC115965161, with amino-acid sequence MVRKKDRFWSYIENLDGRFKCNFCRRDFVGGAYRIKYHLASVKGHAIDICTSVPEDVKEEAYLAIGGINKKLKSASSSSNAKESKTTSCSISKDLCQATNSKMCGKKDKSVVDKLLAQLVMVNNISFDVVQTRSFIRFVQGVADYGPEYKLPSNLTLQRKLIPNLMVKVEEYIRRIKNSWSVTGCTLMSSIWSDVDQRAFINVSAYSPSGAIFLKSFEASRAKITTQYIKDIISSVIDEIGSDKVVQLIIDNTTNFESTGDMLIGKYPRLYITRCAAYGIQMLLKDVCEEVVWVKKIVRDAKSIVSYMYKDSIILSLMGEYTNHKELKHPCTSRFSFNFLMLRSILNVQDELQLLVASSKWKKLNHNERGTSQMVASIIQSTEFWSQGKEVLLVLEPLVRVL; translated from the coding sequence atggttAGAAAAAAAGATCGATTTTGGAGCTACATTGAAAACCTAGATGGCCGTTTCAAGTGTAACTTTTGTCGACGTGATTTTGTTGGGGGTGCTTATAGGATTAAATATCACTTGGCTAGTGTTAAAGGTCATGCTATAGATATTTGTACAAGTGTGCCTGAAGATGTTAAAGAAGAAGCTTATCTAGCAATTGGAGGGATTAACAAAAAACTTAAGAGTGCATCAAGTTCAAGCAATGCTAAAGAGAGTAAAACCACTTCGTGTTCAATATCGAAAGATTTGTGTCAAGCTACCAATTCAAAGATGTGCGGTAAAAAAGATAAGAGTGTAGTGGACAAATTGCTTGCACAACTTGTTATGGTAAATAACATATCATTTGATGTTGTTCAAACAAGATCCTTTATTCGCTTTGTGCAAGGTGTTGCTGATTATGGTCCTGAATATAAGTTACCTTCTAATTTGACTCTCCAAAGGAAGTTAATACCAAATTTGATGGTCAAAGTTGAAGAGTATATTAGGAGAATTAAGAATTCTTGGTCAGTAACCGGTTGTACTCTTATGTCAAGCATATGGAGTGATGTGGATCAAAGAGCATTTATCAATGTTAGTGCATATTCTCCTAGTGGAGCAATATTTTTGAAGTCATTTGAAGCTTCAAGGGCTAAAATAACAACACAATATATTAAAGACATTATCTCTTCagtaattgatgaaattgggtcTGATAAAGTTGTTCAGTTGATCATTGATAATACTACAAATTTTGAGTCCACTGGAGACATGCTTATTGGCAAGTACCCTCGGTTGTACATAACCCGATGTGCTGCTTATGGCATTCAAATGCTTTTGAAGGATGTATGCGAAGAAGTTGTTTGGGTGAAGAAGATAGTTAGAGATGCAAAATCAATTGTTTCATACATGTATAAGGATAGTATCATTTTGTCACTTATGGGAGAGTACACAAACCATAAGGAATTGAAACATCCTTGTACAAGTAGGTTTTCCTTTAATTTCTTGATGCTTCGATCTATTTTGAATGTTCAAGATGAATTGCAGTTACTTGTTGCATCTTCTAAGTGGAAAAAATTGAATCATAATGAAAGGGGAACTAGTCAAATGGTTGCTAGTATTATCCAAAGTACAGAATTTTGGAGTCAAGGGAAGGAGGTGTTACTAGTTTTGGAACCTTTGGTTCGAGTTCTTTGA